A section of the Fusarium falciforme chromosome 8, complete sequence genome encodes:
- a CDS encoding 2-methoxy-6-polyprenyl-1,4-benzoquinol methylase, mitochondrial, whose translation MVEVLPLALEENSLGLYIVAFVICSFSNMPAALREARRVLKLGGVFASLKSSKVYKYPLFNAVYKQRPFGAIPLIRQLVAVRDMIVDAGFVVAGKGYENLTGGVAAIHKGMKPL comes from the exons ATGGTTGAGGTCCTCCCCTTGGCCCTCGAGGAAAACTCCCTGGGCTTGTACATAGTAGCATTTGTCATCTGCAGTTTCTCCAATATGCCCGCTGCGCTACGGGAGGCGCGTCGCGTGCTCAAGCTAGGTGGTGTATTCGCCAGCCTTAAGTCTTCCAAGGTCTACAAGTACCCTCTATTCAACGCTGTGTACAAGCAACGGCCCTTCGGCGCCATCCCTCTGATCCGCCAGCTCGTTGCTG TCAGGGACATGATTGTTGATGCCGGATTTGTTGTCGCTGGAAAAGGTTACGAGAACCTGACTGGTGGTGTGGCTGCTATTCACAAGGGTATGAAGCCCCTGTAA
- a CDS encoding 2-methoxy-6-polyprenyl-1,4-benzoquinol methylase, mitochondrial — MASRTALRSISRSFKPSICSDRVAGVFSRVAEFYDKMSDLRSLGIHRLWKEHFISSLNPGATNPPGQPQRILDVVGGTGDIAFHHLQDSHEFNGNPSVHATI, encoded by the exons ATGGCCTCCCGCACAGCTCTCCGGAGCATCTCTCGCTCGTTCAAACCATCCATCTGCTCC GACCGTGTCGCTGGCGTCTTCTCCCGCGTCGCCGAGTTCTACGATAAGATGAGCGACCTTAGGTCCCTAGGCATTCATCGATTGTGGAA GGAGCATTTCATCTCTTCCCTCAATCCCGGCGCCACAAACCCTCCCGGCCAACCCCAGCGCATCCTCGACGTCGTTGGCGGCACGGGAGACATTGCCTTCCACCATCTGCAAGACTCCCACGAATTCAACGGCAACCCTAGCGTGCACGCCACCATCTGA
- a CDS encoding Alcohol zinc-binding dehydrogenase: MSQRALLLQEVGKPLVVGGRPIPQPGENQLLVKVLVSGLNPHDQRTRDVGLFVTSMPYVLASDLVGEVVAVGTGEHSAKFIVGEHVFGHTFAEGGFDNDFNGAQQYALVDARFVGRVAGSGLSSDEASTIPVIVLAGFIALFASSGHGFPPPFSPEAKSFEYGNVTLLVIGGGSNTGRATIELAKLAGIGRIIAVAGHHNEAKLKSVGATHVVDRLASDAVGQIRAITGDELVYAVDTVNAGVEQELGVAALSNTKKGTLITLRRPEGDFDAARIGSKSAGYERRLVFGVSPMHPEVTVGFWEEVPRWLKEGKIRPSRFEVIKGLDAVAVNKALDQYRDGKGVKTNIHPWE; this comes from the exons ATGTCTCAGAGGGCTCTTTTACTCCAGGAAGTGGGCAAGCCATTGGTTGTGGGGGGGCGTCCAATCCCGCAGCCTGGTGAGAACCAGTTACTAGTCAAGGTTCTTGTTTCTGGTT TAAATCCTCACGACCAAAGAACCCGTGATGTTGGCCTTTTTGTCACGAGCATGCCTTACGTTCTTGCCAGTGATCTGGTCGGAGAAGTCGTGGCCGTGGGAACTGGAGAGCATTCTGCCAAGTTCATCGTTGGTGAGCATGTTTTTGGTCACACCTTTGCCGAAGGGGGCTTCGACAATGACTTCAACGGAGCGCAACAATATGCTCTTGTCGATGCGAGGTTTGTAGGAAGGGTAGCCGGTAGTGGCCTGAGTAGCGATGAGGCATCTACAATCCCCGTCATTGTGTTGGCTGGGTTCATTGCTCTCTTCGCGAGCTCGGGTCATGGCTTCCCCCCTCCATTTTCACCGGAAGCAAAGTCTTTCGAATATGGCAACGTCACACTTCTTGTGATTGGAGGCGGCTCCAACACCGGACGAGCCACAATTGAACTCGCGAAGTTGGCAGGAATAGGCCGAATCATCGCAGTCGCCGGGCATCATAATGAAGCAAAGCTCAAGTCTGTCGGGGCGACCCACGTGGTCGACCGACTGGCCTCTGATGCGGTGGGCCAGATTCGTGCCATCACGGGGGACGAGTTAGTATATGCGGTTGACACGGTCAATGCTGGCGTGGAACAAGAGCTCGGTGTCGCGGCGCTATCAAACACGAAGAAGGGCACGTTGATTACTCTTCGTCGACCCGAGGGAGACTTCGACGCTGCTCGAATAGGTTCTAAGTCTGCGGGGTATGAACGCCGCCTTGTGTTTGGCGTTTCTCCAATGCACCCAGAAGTGACAGTGGGATTCTGGGAAGAGGTTCCTCGGTGGCTCAAGGAGGGGAAAATTCGGCCAAGCCGTTTTGAGGTTATCAAGGGTTTAGATGCGGTGGCGGTCAACAAGGCGTTGGACCAATATCGTGATGGGAAAGGGGTGAAGACCAATATCCACCCTTGGGAATGA
- a CDS encoding Lactamase-B domain-containing protein, whose product MVLHYKVFFSKRDSATRTGPAGHDHLKWVPTSSTMIYGDKDAVLVDGQLTTKASHELLDWVVESGKNITHVYVTHAHGDHFFGSAPILERFPRAVLVATPEVVARMRLETTPERLTGLWEKFFPNQIPPALRVAQPLEQDYLELEGEKLLVVKTGHTDTDDTTTLWVPCIKLAVTGDAVYANTHPYLGESGTAIRRNEWIAALDTIAALQPKHVVGGHSDPKRRYGPEAVQDTKTYLENFEKLSGETKTAEELYARIMEIYPERLNPGSLWAGAILVHQP is encoded by the coding sequence ATGGTTCTGCATTACAAAGTGTTTTTCAGCAAGCGTGATTCAGCCACCCGGACTGGGCCAGCTGGTCACGATCACCTTAAGTGGGTGCCCACTTCCTCTACCATGATATACGGTGACAAGGATGCTGTTTTGGTTGACGGCCAGTTGACTACCAAAGCGTCACATGAGCTTTTGGACTGGGTAGTTGAAAGTGGCAAAAACATCACCCATGTTTATGTTACACATGCCCATGGCGACCACTTCTTTGGTAGTGCGCCCATCCTGGAGCGGTTTCCTAGGGCGGTCCTGGTCGCAACGCCTGAAGTTGTGGCTAGGATGAGGCTCGAGACTACACCAGAGCGTCTGACTGGACTTTGGGAAAAGTTCTTTCCGAACCAGATTCCGCCGGCCTTGAGGGTCGCCCAACCCCTTGAGCAAGACTACCTTGAACTGGAAGGCGAAAAGTTGTTGGTGGTCAAGACGGGTCACACGGACACTGATGACACGACAACTCTCTGGGTCCCTTGCATCAAACTGGCTGTGACTGGCGATGCTGTGTACGCAAACACGCACCCGTATTTGGGAGAGTCTGGAACAGCCATCAGGCGAAATGAGTGGATTGCAGCTCTGGATACCATCGCCGCACTCCAGCCTAAGCATGTCGTGGGCGGGCATAGTGACCCAAAGCGTCGGTATGGGCCTGAAGCAGTCCAGGATACCAAGACGTACTTAGAGAACTTTGAGAAACTGAGCGGTGAGACGAAGACAGCCGAAGAGCTGTACGCCCGGATAATGGAGATTTATCCCGAGCGACTCAACCCGGGTTCTCTATGGGCAGGGGCCATATTAGTTCACCAGCCATAG
- a CDS encoding uncharacterized protein (Related to metallo-beta-lactamase domain protein), with protein sequence MVSSLIIGSQAAVLIDLPLAIQQAEALADWVNQTTDKPLVAAFTTHFHPDHYLSGAALLSRFPAAKYYANSKAAKLIEGEADKKIKAMGAVLGKDAVVSKAHIPSPYDFSFFTLPGDEATPIHFLSPLVGDTIDETLFWIPSIETLIAGDTVYGHDMHLWLADLLTKSLTDSWLSTLDLIDHLRPKVVIPGHSLSNSKFSHSIDVDHTRAYVRFWQKEIESKGTNHYTPQTIFNKLNSAFPGLLDLNSSTSAFLLNSTAEQFGHGGTRQIHYVNLASYNNIGLLDEWNV encoded by the exons ATGGTGTCGTCGTTGATTATCGGTTCCCAAGCCGCTGTCCTGATTGACTTGCCTCTGGCGATTCAGCAGGCGGAGGCACTGGCTGATTGGGTAAACCAGACAACTGATAAACCACTAGTTGCTGCCTTCACGACGCACTTTCATCCGGATCACTACCTCAGTGGCGCTGCATTGTTGTCGCGATTCCCGGCCGCGAAATACTATGCAAATTCGAAGGCGGCGAAATTGATAGAGGGGGAAGCAGACAAAAAG ATCAAAGCTATGGGTGCAGTGCTTGGCAAAGATGCTGTTGTCAGCAAGGCTCATATACCAAGCCCATACGACTTCTCATTCTTCACCCTGCCCGGCGACGAGGCCACGCCCATTCATTTCTTAAGTCCACTTGTCGGGGATACAATCGACGAAACGCTCTTTTGGATACCATCGATTGAAACCTTGATTGCTGGTGATACTGTATACGGCCACGACATGCATCTTTGGCTTGCCGATCTCCTGACAAAGTCGCTCACGGATTCCTGGCTGTCGACGCTTGATCTAATTGATCATCTGAGACCTAAGGTGGTCATTCCTGGTCATAGCTTGTCGAATTCCAAGTTTAGTCACTCGATTGATGTCGATCATACACGCGCGTATGTCCGCTTTTGGCAGAAGGAAATCGAGTCGAAAGGAACAAATCATTACACACCGCAAACTATTTTCAACAAGCTCAATAGCGCCTTTCCTGGTTTGCTAGATTTGAACTCCTCGACGTCGGCATTTTTACTCAACAGCACAGCAGAGCAGTTTGGGCATGGTGGAACACGTCAGATTCACTATGTGAATTTGGCTTCTTACAATAACATTGGATTGCTAGACGAGTGGAACGTTTAG